From one Aeropyrum camini SY1 = JCM 12091 genomic stretch:
- a CDS encoding helicase HerA domain-containing protein, whose amino-acid sequence MPGVLDLLTIILMVAAAGILYRKTLSSKAALLSRRAGVLLKVEGEEAPRKPVVLVARDNPGSVEGLGDRLFSLAMRTPVPISIFYSYIPVEKSRVVEAIEDEIKKVEFKYSTTRLGRYKASLALLESLYREAVSAGTPRLGRLGAIVWLEEGAGEDKVRLFKSMIEAEVGVKFDVVNGAWTPASLLEAEPRHLNPRFKPEGRLPLGGEILLGISVENGGAVSLRWPRDIESHMLVVGPTGRGKTVLLAGLAAQLALLSEARGDPVGVVVVDPKGDLASLLEPLAAVYLEPRDAQQLPVPGATIPPLSPLTIYNLGLLETSERSRAAQAVASSLVEYSLSTGGRGRIVLVVDEAWRLSPSKGVFEGIAREGRSRGLYGVFATQSPGDLPEAIEHNAGVVAAFGGKAQGYLESAGKLGLEGWGKLGVLGVGEAMVRMPGGRLYTVRIPPFNEYLKKARSTNGVQG is encoded by the coding sequence ATGCCAGGCGTCCTTGATCTACTCACGATTATTCTCATGGTGGCGGCGGCGGGCATACTATATAGGAAAACCCTCTCCAGCAAGGCGGCTCTCCTCTCAAGAAGGGCTGGCGTGCTTCTCAAGGTCGAGGGGGAGGAGGCCCCTAGAAAACCTGTAGTGCTTGTGGCAAGGGATAACCCTGGGAGCGTTGAAGGCTTGGGGGATAGGCTCTTCTCACTGGCCATGCGCACACCCGTCCCCATCTCGATATTCTACAGCTACATACCGGTGGAGAAGTCCAGGGTTGTGGAGGCTATCGAAGACGAGATTAAGAAGGTTGAGTTCAAATACTCAACAACCCGTTTAGGCAGATACAAGGCCTCTCTGGCACTACTGGAGTCGCTCTATAGGGAGGCTGTCTCCGCAGGAACACCGAGGCTGGGCAGGCTTGGAGCGATAGTCTGGCTTGAGGAGGGCGCGGGCGAAGACAAGGTTAGGCTGTTTAAGTCTATGATCGAGGCTGAGGTCGGGGTTAAATTCGACGTTGTTAACGGGGCCTGGACCCCGGCGTCACTGCTGGAGGCTGAACCACGGCATCTAAACCCTCGGTTCAAGCCCGAAGGCAGGCTGCCTCTCGGAGGCGAGATTCTTCTGGGTATCTCTGTGGAGAATGGAGGAGCAGTATCTCTGCGATGGCCTAGGGATATAGAGTCGCACATGCTGGTGGTGGGGCCTACAGGTAGGGGGAAGACCGTTCTCCTGGCCGGGCTTGCCGCCCAGTTGGCCCTCCTCTCCGAGGCTAGGGGCGATCCTGTGGGTGTGGTTGTGGTGGACCCTAAGGGAGACCTCGCTTCCCTACTCGAGCCTCTTGCAGCTGTCTATCTGGAGCCCAGGGACGCCCAACAGCTCCCCGTGCCCGGGGCTACCATACCTCCGCTCTCCCCCCTAACAATCTACAACCTCGGGCTTTTGGAGACAAGTGAGAGGAGCCGGGCTGCCCAGGCTGTAGCCTCCTCCCTCGTCGAGTACTCCCTCTCCACGGGGGGTAGGGGTAGAATAGTCCTTGTAGTAGATGAGGCCTGGCGCCTCTCCCCATCCAAAGGAGTTTTTGAGGGAATAGCCCGGGAGGGGAGGAGCAGGGGTCTCTACGGCGTGTTTGCAACCCAGTCTCCTGGCGACCTGCCTGAGGCTATCGAACATAACGCGGGGGTTGTAGCAGCCTTCGGCGGAAAGGCTCAGGGTTATCTCGAATCAGCCGGGAAGCTCGGCCTAGAGGGGTGGGGGAAGCTGGGGGTCCTGGGCGTCGGCGAGGCTATGGTGAGGATGCCCGGCGGCAGGCTGTACACTGTCAGGATACCCCCTTTCAATGAATACCTTAAAAAGGCCCGGAGCACCAATGGGGTTCAAGGGTAG
- the cedA1 gene encoding DNA import protein CedA1: MVEDLTGKLTALAWALFLLSWSIGWTLRGSPIPSSKVKRVGNSLIEDSMWAALWLALGTTVFAVIVKLAGIVSEVLIGGG, encoded by the coding sequence ATGGTTGAGGATCTAACGGGCAAGCTTACAGCCTTGGCATGGGCCCTCTTCCTCCTATCCTGGAGTATAGGCTGGACACTGAGAGGCAGCCCTATACCCTCCTCGAAGGTGAAGAGGGTGGGGAACAGTCTTATCGAGGACTCCATGTGGGCTGCCCTCTGGCTGGCCCTTGGGACTACAGTGTTCGCCGTCATAGTAAAGCTCGCGGGGATAGTAAGCGAGGTCCTCATAGGCGGGGGTTAG
- the prpB gene encoding methylisocitrate lyase: MAFLYREPLERPGSRLRELIEKRDIIVAPGVYNPAVALLAERMGFEALYLSGAAITGSLAMPDLGLITLSELAKFTQYITRVVRVPVIVDADTGFGEAINVERTVRELERAGAAAIQIEDQVMPKKCGHLHGKALVSPEDMVKKIIAAVGAKRDALIIARTDARGVEGFESAVERAQLYIEAGADIIFPEALTSLEEFREFARRVKAPLLANMTEYGKTPYITVDQFREAGYKIVIFPVTTFRASLKASEKVLREIIESGTQRNILDQLYTRAEFYDLIGYHEYEARDAEISRKAEEVIRGRQSHAKG; this comes from the coding sequence ATGGCGTTCCTATATAGGGAGCCTCTGGAGAGGCCGGGCTCCAGGCTGAGAGAGCTGATAGAGAAGCGGGATATTATAGTTGCGCCAGGCGTCTACAATCCTGCCGTCGCTCTCCTGGCCGAGAGGATGGGTTTCGAGGCTCTATACCTCTCGGGGGCAGCTATCACAGGGAGCCTGGCCATGCCCGACCTCGGCCTTATAACCCTGAGCGAGCTAGCCAAGTTCACACAGTATATAACCCGGGTTGTGAGGGTGCCAGTGATAGTAGACGCTGACACGGGCTTCGGGGAGGCTATTAACGTTGAGAGGACTGTTAGGGAGCTGGAGAGAGCTGGCGCAGCGGCCATACAGATAGAGGACCAGGTTATGCCTAAGAAGTGCGGCCACCTCCATGGGAAGGCTCTGGTGAGCCCGGAGGATATGGTGAAGAAGATAATTGCTGCAGTCGGAGCCAAGAGGGATGCTCTGATAATTGCTAGAACGGACGCCAGGGGTGTTGAGGGTTTTGAGAGCGCTGTCGAGAGGGCTCAGCTGTACATTGAGGCGGGGGCTGACATAATATTTCCCGAGGCTTTAACAAGCCTGGAGGAGTTCAGGGAGTTCGCTAGAAGGGTTAAAGCCCCCCTACTGGCTAACATGACCGAGTATGGCAAGACACCCTATATAACCGTAGACCAGTTCAGGGAGGCTGGATACAAAATTGTAATATTCCCAGTAACCACATTCAGGGCTTCGCTGAAAGCGTCCGAGAAAGTTCTCAGGGAGATAATTGAAAGTGGCACACAGAGGAACATACTGGACCAGCTATACACCAGAGCCGAGTTCTACGACCTAATCGGCTACCACGAGTACGAGGCCAGAGACGCTGAGATAAGCAGGAAGGCTGAGGAGGTGATTCGTGGGAGACAGAGCCACGCGAAAGGCTAG
- a CDS encoding putative RNA uridine N3 methyltransferase yields the protein MGGLGECFQWPPKRRPSPLAVAIPSSILRVEPTLLLKTLKAGYVGRVAAVYRVDEIVVYEDPDSSPRLSRLLKFLLSYQATPPHLKKRVVPLKRELKYASLMPPLKIPSHTVPAEPVEGSIIDGYVESCSGDTCRVFLGSIGYGVLRGRARPGNIVTVRIAGVKRGEAVLERASWGEIYSGFSVTRFKRLDEVVTSFRMRGYRVIATDKNGVCPPMSWKVLGKAVSSKALIVFGGPYRGVLEYTSPSLYDGVVNVIPHQGTETVRTEEALHATLEAVNVLESM from the coding sequence ATGGGAGGCCTCGGCGAATGTTTCCAGTGGCCGCCAAAGAGGAGGCCAAGTCCGCTGGCCGTAGCTATCCCTTCAAGCATATTGAGGGTTGAGCCGACGCTTCTCTTGAAGACCCTGAAGGCGGGTTATGTAGGTAGAGTAGCCGCGGTATATCGTGTGGATGAGATAGTTGTGTACGAGGATCCAGACTCTTCTCCGAGGCTATCAAGACTCCTCAAATTCCTCCTCTCCTACCAGGCTACACCTCCGCACCTCAAGAAGAGGGTAGTCCCTCTGAAAAGGGAGCTCAAGTACGCATCTCTAATGCCTCCCCTCAAAATACCAAGTCACACTGTACCTGCAGAGCCCGTGGAGGGCTCTATAATTGATGGATACGTAGAGTCGTGCAGCGGAGACACGTGTAGAGTGTTTCTAGGCAGCATAGGCTACGGCGTTCTCAGAGGAAGAGCGAGGCCTGGAAATATAGTGACGGTCAGGATCGCCGGTGTAAAAAGAGGGGAAGCGGTGCTGGAGAGAGCCTCTTGGGGGGAGATATACTCGGGGTTCTCCGTAACTCGGTTCAAGAGGCTTGATGAGGTGGTAACCAGCTTCAGGATGCGGGGTTACAGAGTTATAGCCACCGATAAGAACGGTGTGTGCCCGCCCATGTCTTGGAAGGTGCTGGGAAAAGCTGTCTCCTCGAAAGCCCTGATAGTTTTTGGAGGCCCATACAGGGGGGTCCTCGAGTATACGAGCCCCAGCCTGTACGACGGCGTTGTCAACGTCATACCCCACCAAGGCACAGAAACCGTTAGGACCGAGGAAGCTCTCCACGCCACGCTGGAAGCTGTAAACGTCCTTGAATCCATGTGA